From a region of the Synechococcus sp. PCC 7502 genome:
- a CDS encoding fatty acid desaturase, whose product MTQNTLENDSRNLHTDEKLPFTLQDIRNAIPPECFQPSITKSLYYFFFDLFIIAGLYAIAAQLDSWYFYPIFWLAQGTMFWALFVVGHDCGHGSFSRYKWLNNLVGHLAHTPILVPFHGWRISHRTHHQNTGSLENDESWYPVTETKYNEMRWIEKFARFDISMLAYPLYLFKRTPGKSGSHFLPSSPIFKPSEKWDVITSTIACSLMITLLGFLTYQFGALWLVKFYLVPYVLFVVWLDFVTFLHHTDTNIPWYSGSNWNFLKGALSTIDHDYGFINDIHHNIGTHVAHHIFLSIPHYNLLTATEAIKPVLGSYYRKSEESIFKVFWRAYKNCHYVSDGQKTVYYQPAADKS is encoded by the coding sequence GTGACACAAAACACATTAGAAAATGACTCCAGAAATTTGCATACAGACGAAAAACTACCATTTACCCTTCAAGATATTAGAAACGCTATTCCCCCTGAATGTTTTCAGCCATCTATAACTAAATCTCTTTACTACTTTTTTTTTGACTTATTTATAATCGCTGGATTGTATGCGATCGCTGCTCAGTTAGATTCTTGGTACTTTTATCCTATATTTTGGTTAGCTCAAGGCACTATGTTTTGGGCTTTATTTGTGGTCGGACATGACTGTGGACATGGTTCCTTCTCTAGGTACAAATGGCTCAATAATTTAGTTGGACATCTAGCACATACCCCAATCTTGGTACCTTTTCACGGTTGGCGCATCAGTCACCGTACCCATCACCAAAATACTGGCAGCCTCGAAAATGATGAAAGCTGGTACCCAGTCACAGAAACCAAGTACAATGAGATGAGGTGGATTGAAAAATTTGCTCGCTTTGATATTTCCATGCTTGCCTATCCCCTTTACCTATTCAAACGTACACCTGGCAAGTCTGGCTCCCACTTTTTACCCAGTAGTCCAATTTTTAAACCTTCGGAAAAATGGGATGTAATCACTAGTACCATTGCTTGCAGTTTAATGATTACGCTTTTAGGATTTCTTACCTATCAATTTGGCGCACTATGGCTAGTTAAGTTTTACCTAGTTCCCTACGTTTTATTTGTGGTGTGGCTAGACTTTGTAACTTTCTTACACCATACCGATACAAATATTCCTTGGTACAGTGGCAGCAACTGGAATTTTCTTAAAGGCGCACTATCAACCATCGATCATGACTATGGATTTATCAATGATATTCACCACAATATCGGTACCCACGTTGCCCATCACATTTTTCTGAGCATTCCCCACTACAATCTCTTAACCGCTACTGAAGCAATTAAACCCGTTCTAGGTAGCTATTACCGTAAGTCCGAAGAATCTATATTCAAAGTCTTCTGGCGTGCTTATAAAAATTGTCACTATGTCTCCGACGGACAGAAAACGGTTTACTACCAACCTGCTGCGGATAAATCTTAA
- a CDS encoding 3'(2'),5'-bisphosphate nucleotidase CysQ: MPSLEECLHIGRAIAWGASDILWKYYQSPETLQIKNKSADEGDVTDADIAANEYILSNLYREFGTKDFGYLSEETEDTSDRLNHDWVWAIDPLDGTSDFIKRTGEFSVHIGLSYRQRPVLGLVAVPMANHLYTAIREQGAYLEERNGKKVKIQVSAKTDINSMIAIASRSHRTAELELILSKLPKAQELSVGSIGGKFGAIASGTADYYISVSGTSAPKDWDYCAPEIILTEAGGKLTHFDGTALTYNNPDITQWGNIIASNGHKHLELCNLSQKILDSY; this comes from the coding sequence ATGCCTAGTCTTGAAGAATGCCTGCATATTGGTCGGGCGATCGCATGGGGAGCTTCTGATATTTTATGGAAATACTATCAATCACCAGAAACATTACAAATTAAGAATAAAAGTGCCGACGAAGGAGATGTAACCGATGCTGATATCGCTGCAAACGAATATATTTTAAGTAATTTATATAGGGAATTTGGTACCAAGGACTTTGGCTATTTAAGCGAAGAAACGGAAGATACTAGCGATCGCTTAAACCACGATTGGGTATGGGCAATTGATCCCCTTGATGGCACCAGTGATTTTATTAAACGCACAGGAGAATTTTCAGTACATATTGGCTTAAGTTATCGCCAAAGACCAGTTTTGGGGCTAGTGGCTGTACCTATGGCTAATCATTTATATACAGCAATTAGAGAGCAGGGTGCATACCTAGAAGAACGTAATGGGAAAAAAGTTAAAATTCAAGTTTCGGCTAAAACTGATATTAATTCCATGATTGCGATCGCCAGCCGTAGTCATCGTACCGCCGAATTAGAGCTAATTTTAAGTAAACTGCCCAAGGCACAGGAACTTTCTGTAGGGAGCATTGGTGGAAAATTTGGAGCGATCGCCTCTGGCACTGCGGACTACTACATTTCTGTTTCAGGTACCTCTGCCCCTAAAGATTGGGATTACTGCGCCCCCGAAATTATCCTAACAGAAGCAGGCGGAAAACTAACTCATTTTGATGGTACTGCCCTCACCTACAATAACCCCGACATTACCCAATGGGGAAACATTATTGCCAGCAACGGTCACAAACATTTGGAGCTATGTAACCTGAGCCAAAAAATATTAGATAGTTATTAA
- a CDS encoding ABC transporter permease subunit (The N-terminal region of this protein, as described by TIGR01726, is a three transmembrane segment that identifies a subfamily of ABC transporter permease subunits, which specificities that include histidine, arginine, glutamine, glutamate, L-cystine (sic), the opines (in Agrobacterium) octopine and nopaline, etc.), giving the protein MPRHLNWQRILPALMQILVLSLVIGLGIVIWGNINRNLEQTGIRLGFDFLNSQASFNLRETPISYQPTDTYSRALLVGLINTLKVMVIAIGSATILGFTIGIARLSGNWLVRNLGMIYVEIIRNTPLLLQIFLWYSVFLSLPKASIKLVWGLVQINIEGINFLGLHFYPEFSALVIGLTIYQASFIAEVVRGSILAISQGQWQAARAMGFKNLQVLQLVILPQAFRIIIPPLTSQYVNIAKNSSLGAAIAYEDMYAIASTTFNQTGRSVEVVGLLAVTYLVISLSISLIMNLVNIAFPNRI; this is encoded by the coding sequence ATGCCTAGGCACTTGAATTGGCAAAGGATTTTACCCGCCCTAATGCAAATATTGGTCTTGAGCCTTGTCATTGGTTTAGGCATAGTTATTTGGGGAAATATTAACCGTAATCTCGAACAAACAGGAATCAGGCTAGGCTTTGATTTTCTGAACTCCCAAGCGTCTTTTAATCTGCGGGAAACCCCAATTTCCTATCAGCCTACGGATACGTACAGCCGTGCGCTTTTAGTTGGGCTAATTAATACCCTTAAGGTCATGGTGATCGCCATTGGATCAGCAACGATCCTAGGATTTACCATTGGCATTGCCCGTTTATCAGGCAATTGGCTAGTGCGGAATCTGGGCATGATCTATGTGGAGATAATTCGGAATACGCCTTTATTACTCCAAATATTTCTGTGGTATTCGGTTTTTCTGAGTTTGCCTAAGGCATCCATAAAGCTTGTGTGGGGTTTGGTTCAAATTAATATAGAGGGAATTAATTTCCTAGGTTTGCATTTCTATCCAGAGTTCTCAGCTTTAGTAATCGGGTTAACAATCTATCAAGCCAGTTTTATTGCGGAAGTAGTAAGAGGAAGCATTTTGGCAATTTCCCAAGGACAGTGGCAAGCCGCCAGAGCGATGGGATTTAAAAATCTACAAGTTTTACAGTTGGTGATATTACCCCAAGCCTTTCGCATCATTATTCCACCCTTGACCAGTCAGTATGTGAATATTGCTAAGAATTCTAGTTTAGGGGCGGCGATCGCTTACGAAGATATGTATGCCATTGCTTCTACTACTTTTAATCAAACGGGGCGATCAGTCGAAGTGGTAGGGCTACTAGCAGTTACCTATCTAGTCATCAGTCTTAGCATTTCTCTAATTATGAACTTAGTTAACATAGCCTTTCCAAATCGGATATGA
- the topA gene encoding type I DNA topoisomerase, with protein sequence MSTLVIVESPTKARTIRNFLPSGYRVEASMGHVRDLPQSASDIPASVKSEAWSKLGVNVEADFEPLYIIPKDKKKIVSELKAALKDATELILATDEDREGESISWHLLEILRPKVPIKRMVFHEITSEAIKAALQNCRDVDEKLVHAQETRRILDRLVGYTLSPLLWKKIAWGLSAGRVQSVAVRLLVNREQERRAFKSGSYWDLKATLFAPDHEFPAQLVSLGGRQLATGKDFDESTGKIAKGKNVLLLDEPSAIALLERLNGKVWTVTHQEEKPTTRKPSPPFTTSTLQQEANRKLRLSARDTMRTAQALYEQGFITYMRTDSVHLSDQAISAARNCVSQMYGENYLSPKPRQYATKSKGAQEAHEAIRPAGASFRTPQQTGLSGREFSLYDLIWKRTIASQMADARQTMISVQIGVEDAIFRSSGKRIDFAGFFRAYVEGSDDPDAAIEGQEIVLPKLIIGDHPVCQQLQPVGHETQPPARYTEASLVKTLESEGIGRPSTYASIIGTICDRGYAQLTHNTLIPTFTAFAVTSLLEEHFPNLVDPSFTSKMEQTLDDISTGSVEWLPYLRKFYSGKAGLETLVKDREQAIDPDTARTITLVGLENIKVKIGKFWAYIQVNEGEKQVSASIPQDLTPADLLPEKIEIILKQKLEGPDQIGIHPETGEPIFLLMGQYGAYVQLGQATDAVPKPKRASIPKGVAPEQVTLAMAVDLLKMPRELGVHPETGKKIEANLGRFGPYVVHKKGGAEGKDDFRSLKGDDNPYTVTLERALELLAQPKTLRAGAAKVIRTLGLHPVDQEPSDRPIVSERTS encoded by the coding sequence ATGTCAACCCTTGTTATTGTCGAGTCACCTACCAAAGCCCGCACTATTCGTAATTTTTTGCCCTCTGGTTATCGAGTAGAAGCATCTATGGGGCATGTGCGTGACTTGCCACAGTCAGCTAGTGATATTCCTGCCAGTGTTAAATCTGAGGCTTGGTCAAAGCTAGGGGTAAATGTAGAGGCGGATTTTGAGCCATTGTATATAATCCCCAAGGACAAGAAAAAAATTGTTTCTGAGCTAAAAGCTGCGCTTAAAGATGCTACAGAGTTGATACTAGCGACGGACGAAGATCGTGAAGGTGAGAGTATATCTTGGCATTTGCTAGAAATTTTGCGTCCCAAAGTGCCAATTAAGCGCATGGTATTCCATGAAATTACCTCCGAAGCGATTAAAGCGGCTTTGCAAAACTGTCGAGATGTGGATGAAAAGTTAGTTCATGCCCAAGAGACTAGACGGATTTTAGATCGGTTAGTAGGTTACACGCTGTCGCCATTATTATGGAAAAAAATTGCTTGGGGCTTATCGGCTGGACGGGTGCAGTCGGTGGCAGTGAGGTTATTGGTAAATCGAGAACAGGAACGGCGGGCGTTTAAGTCTGGTAGTTATTGGGATTTGAAGGCTACCCTGTTTGCTCCCGATCATGAATTTCCCGCCCAGTTAGTTAGTTTAGGCGGTAGGCAATTAGCCACAGGTAAGGATTTTGATGAATCCACAGGTAAAATTGCTAAGGGTAAAAATGTTTTATTACTAGATGAACCCAGTGCGATCGCTTTACTGGAAAGATTAAATGGCAAAGTCTGGACTGTCACCCATCAAGAGGAAAAACCTACTACCCGCAAACCTTCTCCTCCTTTTACCACATCGACCCTCCAGCAAGAGGCAAACCGTAAATTGCGCCTTTCCGCACGGGACACAATGCGAACAGCCCAAGCGTTGTATGAGCAAGGTTTTATTACCTATATGCGGACAGATTCGGTACATTTATCCGATCAGGCGATCTCCGCAGCTAGAAATTGCGTGAGCCAAATGTATGGGGAAAATTATTTAAGTCCTAAGCCACGGCAATATGCCACTAAATCTAAAGGAGCTCAAGAGGCGCACGAGGCAATTAGACCTGCTGGAGCAAGTTTTCGTACCCCCCAACAAACGGGTTTAAGTGGTCGAGAGTTTTCTCTTTACGATTTAATTTGGAAACGCACTATTGCCTCCCAAATGGCAGATGCCAGACAAACTATGATCTCGGTACAGATAGGGGTAGAAGATGCCATTTTTCGTTCTTCAGGCAAACGTATCGATTTTGCAGGGTTCTTTAGGGCATACGTGGAAGGTTCCGATGATCCAGACGCAGCGATCGAAGGACAGGAAATTGTACTGCCTAAGTTAATTATTGGGGATCATCCTGTCTGCCAGCAGTTACAACCCGTGGGTCATGAAACTCAACCACCTGCCCGTTATACTGAGGCATCCTTGGTTAAAACCCTAGAAAGTGAAGGCATTGGTCGTCCTAGTACCTACGCTAGTATTATCGGTACCATTTGCGATCGCGGCTATGCCCAATTAACCCACAACACGCTGATCCCGACCTTTACTGCCTTTGCGGTTACGTCTTTACTGGAAGAGCATTTCCCCAACTTAGTGGATCCCAGCTTTACTTCCAAAATGGAACAGACTCTTGATGATATTTCCACGGGTAGTGTGGAATGGTTGCCCTATTTACGCAAATTCTATTCGGGTAAGGCTGGACTAGAAACCTTAGTTAAAGATCGAGAACAGGCGATCGACCCTGATACTGCTCGCACAATTACCCTAGTTGGACTAGAAAATATTAAAGTTAAAATTGGCAAATTTTGGGCATATATTCAAGTTAATGAAGGTGAAAAACAGGTATCTGCCTCAATCCCTCAAGATTTAACCCCTGCGGACTTACTACCCGAAAAAATCGAGATTATCCTCAAGCAAAAATTAGAAGGTCCCGATCAAATTGGTATTCATCCTGAAACTGGAGAGCCAATCTTTTTGCTGATGGGGCAATACGGAGCTTATGTGCAGCTAGGACAAGCCACCGATGCCGTGCCTAAACCTAAACGAGCCTCTATTCCTAAAGGAGTAGCACCCGAACAAGTAACCCTAGCTATGGCGGTAGATTTACTTAAAATGCCAAGGGAACTAGGAGTGCATCCAGAAACAGGTAAAAAGATCGAAGCGAATCTGGGTAGGTTTGGTCCCTACGTCGTTCATAAAAAGGGTGGGGCTGAGGGCAAGGATGATTTCCGATCGCTTAAAGGTGATGACAATCCTTATACAGTAACCCTAGAACGTGCCTTGGAATTACTAGCTCAACCTAAAACATTAAGAGCAGGGGCAGCTAAAGTGATTCGGACTTTGGGTTTACATCCTGTGGATCAAGAACCAAGCGATCGCCCTATTGTCAGTGAAAGAACCAGCTAA
- the sufC gene encoding Fe-S cluster assembly ATPase SufC yields MIVENSEVILSVKNLTAEVEGVEILKGVNLEVKSGEVHAIMGPNGSGKSTFSKVLAGHPDYTVTGGEVTFLGKNLLELPPEERSRAGVFLAFQYPLEIPGVTNADFLRLAYNTLQKQKGLPELDLLDFDDFVQDKLKVVEMNPSFLRRSVNEGFSGGEKKRNEILQMAILEPKLAVLDETDSGLDIDALRIVSNGVNQLASADNCTVLITHYQRLLDYIVPDFIHVMESGKIAMTGGKELALELESRGYDWITEEVEA; encoded by the coding sequence ATGATTGTAGAAAATAGTGAAGTCATTCTGTCGGTTAAAAATCTGACGGCAGAAGTAGAAGGTGTGGAAATTTTGAAAGGCGTAAACCTAGAAGTTAAGTCTGGAGAAGTTCATGCGATCATGGGACCCAATGGCTCAGGTAAAAGTACTTTTTCTAAGGTCTTAGCTGGACATCCCGACTACACAGTTACAGGGGGAGAGGTTACTTTTCTGGGCAAAAATTTATTAGAGTTGCCACCCGAAGAGCGATCGCGGGCTGGGGTGTTTTTGGCTTTTCAGTATCCCCTTGAAATCCCTGGTGTCACTAATGCTGATTTTTTAAGACTGGCATACAATACCTTACAAAAACAAAAGGGACTGCCTGAACTGGATTTACTGGATTTTGATGATTTTGTCCAAGATAAATTAAAAGTTGTAGAAATGAATCCAAGTTTCTTGCGCCGCAGTGTAAATGAAGGTTTTTCTGGTGGCGAAAAAAAGCGCAATGAAATCCTGCAAATGGCAATTTTAGAGCCAAAATTAGCAGTTTTAGATGAAACCGACTCTGGGCTGGATATTGACGCTCTCCGCATTGTCTCGAATGGGGTTAATCAATTGGCTAGTGCCGATAATTGCACAGTGTTAATTACCCACTATCAACGCCTATTAGACTATATTGTGCCAGATTTTATTCATGTGATGGAAAGTGGCAAAATTGCCATGACTGGTGGTAAAGAGCTAGCATTGGAGCTAGAAAGCCGAGGTTATGACTGGATTACGGAAGAGGTAGAGGCATGA
- the sufD gene encoding Fe-S cluster assembly protein SufD, which yields MIDLFAQDLLSQQPSFDHSPAWLRTLRSEASDRLNYLKFPTPKDEEWRNNDFSELRDIGFALVNAVDKSEDPITNPINILDAHILPESAESLITFIDGRFSIEFSALEGLPTGVFIGSLNNFNHLGIDLTASLSPHLGKYADAEDFFVALNTASIDDVAVVYIPKNLNFIPTVQLLFASHQNTISQPRCLVIVESGGSLNLVETHIGQDSLHFCNSVTEIYVGANARINHTKVQTESDQAIWISNCAIVQQRSSAYIKNSIVLGAKKSRTNLHIQQLGEHTETSLNGLTLIGGEQIADTHSQIAHNFPNGTSQQLHKCIADERSHCIFNGKILVSQAAQLTNSKQLSRNLLLSPKARIDTKPQLEIFADNVKCAHGATISQIDADELFYLQSRCIDLESAKKLLTYAFAAEVITQIPVDSLRESLSQLVLAKTH from the coding sequence ATGATTGATCTATTTGCCCAAGACCTGTTATCACAGCAACCAAGTTTTGATCATTCTCCTGCATGGTTAAGAACTTTACGTTCTGAGGCTAGCGATCGCCTGAATTATTTAAAATTTCCAACTCCTAAAGATGAAGAATGGCGCAATAATGATTTCTCAGAATTAAGAGATATTGGTTTTGCTTTAGTTAATGCTGTAGATAAATCTGAAGACCCGATTACTAATCCCATTAATATCCTCGATGCTCATATTTTGCCCGAATCCGCCGAAAGTTTAATTACATTCATTGATGGTAGGTTTTCTATTGAATTTTCTGCCCTTGAAGGATTACCAACGGGGGTATTTATCGGTAGCCTCAATAACTTTAACCATTTAGGCATAGATTTAACCGCAAGTTTGTCTCCCCATTTGGGTAAGTATGCGGATGCTGAAGATTTCTTTGTGGCACTAAATACCGCCAGTATCGATGATGTTGCCGTGGTCTATATTCCAAAGAATCTCAACTTTATCCCTACGGTGCAGTTACTATTTGCCTCCCATCAAAATACGATTTCCCAACCTCGTTGCCTAGTAATTGTCGAGTCTGGCGGCAGCTTAAATTTAGTAGAAACTCATATTGGACAGGACTCTCTGCATTTTTGTAATTCTGTGACGGAAATTTATGTAGGTGCAAATGCCCGTATTAATCACACCAAGGTACAAACCGAAAGTGATCAAGCGATTTGGATTTCCAATTGTGCGATCGTCCAGCAGCGTTCCAGTGCCTACATTAAAAATTCCATCGTTTTAGGTGCCAAAAAATCCCGCACCAATCTCCATATCCAGCAGTTAGGTGAGCATACGGAAACTTCCTTAAATGGGTTGACCTTAATTGGCGGAGAGCAAATAGCTGATACTCACTCCCAGATCGCCCATAATTTCCCCAATGGTACTAGTCAACAGTTGCATAAATGTATTGCCGACGAGCGATCGCATTGTATTTTTAATGGCAAAATTTTGGTATCCCAGGCTGCCCAACTTACTAATTCCAAACAACTCAGCCGTAATCTATTGCTTTCTCCCAAAGCTCGCATTGATACTAAACCCCAACTAGAAATTTTTGCGGATAACGTCAAATGCGCCCACGGAGCTACCATTAGCCAAATTGATGCCGATGAGCTTTTTTATCTCCAAAGTCGTTGCATCGATTTAGAAAGTGCCAAAAAACTCTTGACCTATGCCTTTGCTGCCGAAGTCATTACTCAAATTCCTGTTGATTCACTGAGGGAAAGTTTAAGTCAGTTAGTACTTGCTAAAACCCATTAG
- a CDS encoding SPOR domain-containing protein — MSSLKDHIAGIGILLGVATGQMCLAQNVSFPADVTIRRSTYSAPKSNPTITNSDNGSQYLVYVPNTDNLQRVKTVTPDAFISSLDSGQRVVQVGRFSNLDFAQRQIAELKRAGIDAQVQTVRVAAPVPIASSSVTAVPIAPPLPDVPYTPGNANTLTIPPVITPLPAPPSLSEASKITEAARNRYLVIIPSTAEVVLVKARAIVPSAKLSSSNRGSYIEVQSYPDRSSAETLNATMRSQGLDSRVIYF; from the coding sequence ATGTCTAGTTTGAAAGATCACATTGCTGGCATAGGTATTTTACTCGGTGTAGCTACGGGTCAGATGTGCCTAGCTCAAAATGTCTCTTTCCCTGCTGATGTAACCATTCGTAGAAGCACTTATTCAGCCCCAAAATCTAATCCCACGATTACTAATAGTGATAATGGCAGTCAGTACCTAGTCTATGTCCCAAATACGGATAATCTCCAAAGAGTAAAAACTGTCACCCCAGATGCCTTTATTAGCAGCCTAGATTCTGGACAAAGAGTAGTTCAAGTTGGGAGGTTTAGTAACCTTGACTTTGCCCAAAGACAGATTGCAGAGCTAAAGCGGGCTGGAATAGATGCCCAAGTCCAAACTGTTAGAGTAGCTGCCCCAGTCCCGATCGCTTCATCTTCAGTTACTGCTGTTCCCATTGCTCCGCCATTGCCAGATGTTCCCTATACTCCAGGTAATGCCAATACATTAACTATTCCACCTGTTATTACACCTCTGCCTGCTCCGCCTAGTTTATCTGAAGCATCTAAAATTACCGAAGCGGCTCGCAATCGCTACCTTGTGATCATTCCTTCTACAGCCGAGGTCGTGTTGGTTAAAGCCCGTGCCATTGTGCCTTCAGCCAAGCTTAGTTCCTCCAATCGTGGTAGCTACATTGAAGTCCAAAGCTATCCCGATCGCTCCAGTGCGGAGACTCTTAATGCTACTATGCGATCGCAGGGTTTAGATTCACGGGTAATTTACTTTTAA
- a CDS encoding class I SAM-dependent methyltransferase: MVATPNLMTGLVNGLLSIKPLASFAKQKARQMMIDRAALIGFSWQDMVNNLRSQDLEAKRTKLENPRLEYPDYYIRPFHAYSDGNLGWDAASEVEVAAYAVHSRVWGATNPKGDALLRQSYHDLVKERVQAPKDILDLGCSVGMSTLALAAIYPDAKITGLDLSPYFLAIADHNISHSNKSENINLVHAAAESTGLADHSFDLISIFLVCHELPQGATLNILKEAKRLLRPQGHLAIMDMNPQSEIYAKMPPYILTLLKSTEPYLDQYFSLDLESAIASCGFKHITITANSPRHRTVMAEAD; the protein is encoded by the coding sequence ATGGTAGCGACTCCCAATTTAATGACGGGTTTGGTAAATGGATTGCTGTCGATTAAGCCTCTAGCAAGTTTTGCCAAACAAAAAGCTCGACAAATGATGATTGATCGTGCTGCTTTAATTGGGTTTTCTTGGCAGGATATGGTGAATAATCTGCGATCGCAAGACCTAGAAGCTAAGCGCACAAAATTAGAAAACCCTCGCCTAGAATATCCCGACTATTACATTCGTCCCTTCCATGCCTATAGTGACGGGAACTTGGGCTGGGATGCCGCCAGCGAAGTAGAAGTAGCTGCCTATGCTGTGCATTCACGGGTGTGGGGTGCTACTAATCCTAAAGGTGATGCCCTTTTAAGGCAAAGCTATCACGATCTAGTTAAAGAAAGAGTTCAAGCTCCTAAGGATATTCTGGATTTAGGTTGCAGTGTGGGCATGAGTACCTTGGCACTGGCGGCAATTTATCCCGATGCCAAAATTACGGGTTTAGATTTATCTCCTTACTTTTTAGCGATCGCCGATCATAATATTAGCCATAGCAATAAATCTGAGAATATTAACTTAGTTCACGCTGCGGCTGAATCTACAGGGCTGGCAGATCACTCCTTTGATTTGATCTCAATTTTCTTGGTGTGTCATGAACTTCCCCAAGGGGCAACCTTAAATATCTTAAAAGAGGCGAAAAGATTACTGCGTCCCCAAGGACATCTGGCGATTATGGATATGAATCCGCAATCAGAAATTTATGCCAAAATGCCACCCTATATATTAACTTTGTTAAAAAGTACCGAGCCTTACTTGGATCAATACTTCAGCCTAGACTTAGAAAGTGCGATCGCTTCCTGCGGGTTTAAGCATATTACAATCACAGCAAATAGCCCCCGTCATCGTACAGTTATGGCTGAGGCAGATTAA